Proteins found in one Salvia splendens isolate huo1 chromosome 10, SspV2, whole genome shotgun sequence genomic segment:
- the LOC121751828 gene encoding uncharacterized protein LOC121751828, protein MPSSHTLLNNLLKSLLISGLLIHLISISSFNNNNSLLYTSINLIKPSSSYHPLSPCNATHIVFGIAATASTWSHRKHSVESWWRPNLTRGYVFLDKIKPELLPWLNHTLPPFRVSQDTSRYKDHDKHLARDAIRMARIVTELFEIEEAGRGDVRWFVMADDDTVLFVDNLVDVLNRYDHRKFLYIGMNSETHASNVMHSYEMAFGGAGYALSYPLAAALAANMDVCLKRYPDLCGSAHIIQSCVADLGVSITRELGFHQIDLHRDISGFLSAHPRAPLVSLHHLDQVEPIFPAMSRDESLKHLMAAARADESRLLQQSICYDELKNWTISIAWGYSVQIYEAIVNPSALQRPIETFVPWTKFARPFFVFNTRGLPSRHPC, encoded by the coding sequence ATGCCATCATCACACACACTACTCAACAATCTGTTGAAGTCTCTCCTCATCTCAGGCTTGCTCATACATCTCATCTCCATCTCCTCATTCAACAACAACAATTCTTTGCTCTACACATCTATCAACCTTATCAAACCTTCCTCTTCCTATCATCCTCTTTCTCCTTGTAATGCAACTCACATAGTCTTTGGAATTGCAGCAACTGCATCCACTTGGAGCCACAGAAAGCACTCTGTTGAGTCATGGTGGCGCCCTAACCTAACCCGAGGCTACGTCTTCCTAGATAAGATCAAGCCAGAGCTCCTCCCATGGCTGAACCACACTCTCCCTCCATTCCGTGTCTCCCAGGACACATCGAGATACAAGGACCACGACAAGCACCTGGCGCGCGATGCCATCCGTATGGCGCGCATTGTAACAGAGCTTTTCGAGATCGAGGAGGCAGGGCGCGGTGACGTGAGGTGGTTTGTGATGGCCGACGACGACACGGTCTTATTCGTGGATAATTTGGTTGATGTTCTAAACAGATACGATCACCGGAAATTTCTATACATTGGAATGAATTCGGAGACGCATGCTTCGAATGTGATGCACTCTTATGAAATGGCGTTTGGCGGCGCCGGATACGCCCTCAGCTACCCTCTCGCGGCGGCGCTGGCGGCAAACATGGACGTATGCCTCAAACGCTACCCGGATCTGTGCGGAAGCGCCCATATAATTCAATCGTGCGTCGCTGATTTGGGGGTTTCCATCACCAGAGAGCTAGGGTTCCACCAGATCGACCTCCACCGCGATATATCTGGATTTCTATCGGCGCATCCCCGTGCGCCGCTGGTGTCGCTGCACCACCTGGATCAGGTGGAGCCGATTTTTCCGGCGATGAGCAGAGACGAATCGCTGAAACACCTGATGGCGGCGGCGAGGGCGGACGAATCGAGGCTGCTGCAGCAGAGCATCTGCTACGACGAGTTGAAGAACTGGACGATCTCGATCGCGTGGGGGTATTCCGTCCAGATCTACGAGGCGATCGTCAACCCTAGCGCGCTGCAGAGGCCGATCGAGACGTTCGTGCCGTGGACGAAGTTCGCGCGACCGTTCTTCGTGTTCAACACGCGCGGCCTCCCTTCCAGACACCCGTGCTAA
- the LOC121752305 gene encoding protein PLASTID TRANSCRIPTIONALLY ACTIVE 16, chloroplastic-like, with amino-acid sequence MAPTLSSNSFLLTTTIPPSRTALSTHRPPTIFAKKSDDEPQNSTPFRFDFDFGKLPDVTSLVPVVSNPSSRLSFRRKDPGTVFVAGATGQAGIRIAQTLLRQGFSVRAGVPDLAAAQELALLAAQYKIISAEESKRLNAVASAFDDAESIAKAIGSASKVVVTIGAGENGPSAQVSTLDALLVVEAAKLANVGHVAIVYDEAPGISSTYNVLDGITSFFNNLFAKSQPLTISEFLQSVVKADVAYTLIKTKLTEDFSPESSYNLVVSGEGSAAAAAASDYKVARSQIASLVADVFSNTEIAENKVVEVSTDPSAPSKAVYELLSAIPEDGRRKAYAEALAKEEAEEEALRATEEARKSAETAKKVAEEEEEDLAASLSEAQKKAGESVESFLNTAKGFSSGINWDNLSSQLKSAVQKNEEADEPKVQVATVRGQAKARSLPSLKAVMKKPARTPPVSKAKDVPKPKAKEPEPSKETRKVFGGLFKQETIYIDDD; translated from the exons ATGGCGCCAACTCTCTCTTCAAATTCCTTTCTCCTCACCACCACCATTCCCCCTTCAAGAACCGCCCTCTCCACTCACCGCCCTCCCACTATCTTCGCCAAGAAGTCCGATGACGAACCCCAAAATTCCACCCCTTTCCGCTTCGATTTTGATTTCGGGAAGCTTCCTGACGTCACGTCGTTAGTCCCAGTGGTCTCGAACCCGTCGTCGCGGTTGTCTTTCCGCCGCAAGGACCCCGGCACTGTGTTCGTGGCCGGGGCCACGGGGCAGGCCGGGATCCGCATTGCCCAGACGCTCCTCCGCCAAGGCTTCAGCGTCCGCGCAGGCGTCCCCGACCTCGCTGCTGCCCAGGAGCTCGCCCTTCTCGCTGCCCAGTATAAG ATCATTTCTGCTGAGGAATCAAAGAGGCTGAACGCGGTTGCTTCGGCCTTCGACGACGCAGAATCGATCGCCAAAGCCATCGGCAGTGCTAGCAAAGTGGTGGTGACTATCGGGGCAGGTGAGAATGGCCCAAGTGCCCAAGTGAGCACGCTGGATGCCCTGCTAGTGGTTGAGGCTGCTAAGCTAGCAAATGTTGGGCATGTGGCTATTGTCTACGACGAGGCCCCCGGGATCTCGTCTACCTACAACGTTCTAGACGGCATCACTTCCTTCTTCAACAACCTATTTGCCAAATCTCAGCCCTTGACCATCTCTGAGTTCCTGCAGAGTGTGGTGAAAGCTGACGTCGCCTACACTCTCATAAAGACCAAGCTGACCGAGGACTTTTCGCCCGAGAGTTCTTACAACCTCGTTGTCTCTGGTGAGGGGAgcgccgctgctgctgctgccagCGACTACAAA GTTGCAAGATCACAGATAGCTTCACTGGTGGCTGATGTCTTCTCGAACACAGAAATTGCAGAAAACAAGGTTGTGGAGGTCTCTACTGATCCATCCGCGCCATCAAAGGCAGTCTACGAACTTCTGAG TGCCATCCCAGAGGATGGGAGAAGAAAGGCATATGCAGAAGCCCTTGCaaaggaggaggcggaggaggaagcCCTGAGAGCAACAGAAGAAGCTCGAAAAAGTGCTGAAACAGCGAAGAAGGTCgcggaagaggaggaggaagaccTAGCTGCCAGTCTATCAGAAGCTCAGAAGAAGGCGGGAGAGTCGGTTGAGAGCTTCTTGAACACGGCCAAAGGCTTCAGCTCGGGCATAAACTGGGATAACTTGAGCTCACAGCTTAAATCGGCTGTTCAGAAGAATGAGGAGGCGGACGAGCCTAAAGTGCAGGTTGCAACGGTGAGGGGGCAGGCCAAGGCGCGTTCCCTGCCTTCTCTCAAGGCAGTGATGAAGAAGCCTGCCCGGACACCTCCCGTTTCCAAGGCCAAGGATGTCCCGAAACCTAAGGCGAAAGAGCCTGAGCCCAGCAAGGAGACGCGGAAGGTTTTTGGTGGTTTGTTCAAGCAGGAAACCATCTACATTGATGATGACTAG
- the LOC121752304 gene encoding serine/arginine repetitive matrix protein 1-like, whose translation MSGGFFRGTSADQDTRFSNKQAKLLKSQKFPHELENLVDMTKVKIDVMKPWIAKRVTELIGFEDEVLINFIYGLLEGEAVNGKQIQISLTGFMERNTAKFMKELWLLLLSAQQNVSGVPQQFLDAKEEEAKIKKAETDRIANEIQRKKEKEKQEFYEEKAKMDGDGANSRDNHSELEPNVKHYPRGSAVQQENEKERHNRNGRRRSSRGSRSPDSPNHSLSSREQRRSRSVSGGPPSRSRSISSERRARSPPRRSITPRRRHVVRRSRSPRRRSYLNRRSRSNSRRRSPSPVRYRVRSPRRHRSRSPLRRRSRSPLRRRSRSPVRRRSRSPVRRRSRSPVQRKSRTPIRRSPVQYKSRTSSRRRSLSPVHSMSPSPIRGRSPGHRRSPSPVRRRSRSPLRRHSPSPRHQSPSPARRQYRRSLSTSSHQSMSPVRRRPSMHGRKRSCSPGSRRSPAPQELSSPSNIRRNSLSPVRRGSMKHTRSPIHSPGENARQKNYSPAPHASPSERAEVQSGNRKGTKYAERRSVVSLRSPQRDVLDQRDIGGKPRNFSPSLEKSPSGSDASRGRSGSEERRSVSPRGRPRQRRGRMIPPESPNPSRKTVDPKNRRDDSRTSLDDENNLPSREIGRYKNRSSGKSSLKPVRDKDTLETGDTHGLADSTQSREQQLMNSDRPRDTADHKELRERKELSTLTKTTDVSMKSREYHDYPQSKDMKIPRTEDDESGFRVPEKEDLPKLLRKSEQNDQNGSSDSALNEETDDQKDKLKKRKQRKSGRQDAESDECSSYDSHEDKKIRKRKREEKKLKKEMRCRRREEEKRRRRGERRSEKQKLKSGDGSSSSSDLAGDNSEDESVKRQKLRASNPKDTESEQKRLEIELREKALKSLRARKGYGN comes from the exons ATGTCGGGCGGATTTTTCAGG GGCACCTCCGCCGATCAGGACACGCGATTCTCGAACAAGCAAGCGAAGCTTCTAAAGTCTCAGAAATTCCCTCATGAACTGGAAAATCTG GTGGACATGACCAAAGTGAAGATTGATGTTATGAAGCCCTGGATTGCTAAACGCGTAACTGAGTTAATTGGGTTTGAAGATGAAGTGCTTATCAATTTCATTTATGGTCTTTTGGAGGGAGAG GCAGTTAATGGGAAGCAGATTCAGATTTCACTTACTGGATTTATGGAGAGAAATACTGCAAAGTTTATGAAGGAGCTCTGGTTATTGCTTCTCAGTGCACAGCAAAATGTAAGCGGTGTCCCTCAACAATTTCTGGATGCAAAAGAAGAGGAAGCTAAAATAAAGAAG GCAGAGACAGATCGGATAGCCAATGAAATtcaaagaaagaaagagaaagagaagcaAGAATTTTATGAGGAGAAAGCAAAGATG GACGGTGATGGAGCAAATTCAAGAGATAATCATAGTGAATTGGAGCCTAATGTGAAGCATTATCCCAGGGGTTCTGCCGTCCAACAGGAAAATGAGAAAGAACGTCACAATAGAAATGGCCGGAGAAGAAGCAGCAG GGGTTCGCGTTCTCCGGATTCACCTAACCACTCGCTATCTTCCCG TGAGCAGCGGAGGTCAAGAAGCGTTTCTGGGGGACCGCCATCAAGAAGTCGCTCCATTTCCTCCGAAAGACGAGCTCGCTCTCCACCTAGACGGTCTATTACACCTCGCCGGCGCCATGTTGTTCGGCGATCTCGCTCTCCAAGGCGTAGGTCATACTTGAATCGAAGATCGAGGTCTAACTCACGGCGCAGATCTCCTTCCCCTGTGCGATATAGAGTTCGTTCTCCAAGGCGTCATAGATCGCGATCTCCCTTGCGTCGTAGGTCACGATCTCCCTTGCGTCGTAGGTCACGGTCCCCTGTACGGCGTAGGTCACGGTCCCCTGTACGGCGTAGGTCAAGATCCCCTGTGCAACGTAAGTCGAGGACGCCCATACGGAGATCACCAGTTCAGTACAAGTCAAGGACGTCTTCACGTCGCAGATCGCTTTCCCCTGTGCATAGCATGTCACCTTCCCCTATCAGAGGAAGATCTCCAGGGCATCGGCGGTCACCATCTCCTGTGCGTCGCCGTTCACGATCTCCATTGCGGCGGCACTCACCATCTCCACGTCATCAGTCTCCTTCTCCTGCAAGAAGGCAGTACCGCCGTTCTCTGTCAACTTCATCGCATCAATCTATGTCTCCTGTTCGACGAAGGCCCTCTATGCATGGTAGAAAAAGATCATGTTCTCCAGGGAGTCGAAGATCTCCTGCCCCTCAAGAATTAAGTTCCCCCTCAAATATTCGTCGAAATTCCCTTTCACCAGTTAGGAGAGGATCGATGAAGCATACAAGATCACCTATCCATTCTCCTGGAGAAAATGCTAG GCAAAAGAACTATTCCCCTGCTCCTCATGCTTCTCCCAGCGAAAGAGCTGAAGTTCAGTCAGGGAATCGTAAAGGAACAAAATATGCAGAACGGCGGTCTGTTGTATCTCTGAGGTCAccacagagggatgtgctggaTCAAAGAGATATAGGTGGAAAACCTCGAAACTTTTCACCATCCTTGGAAAAGTCCCCATCTGGATCAGATGCTTCTAGGGGCAGAAGTGGCAGTGAAGAGCGAAG GTCTGTTAGtcctcgtggtaggcctcgccAAAGGAGGGGAAGAATGATACCACCCGAGAGTCCAAATCCTTCGCGAAAAACTGTTGATCCTAAAAATCGTCGTGATGATTCTAGGACAAGTTTGGATGATGAAAACAATTTGCCTAGCAG GGAGATTGGACGATACAAAAATAGGTCTTCAGGGAAAAGTTCTTTGAAGCCAGTGCGTGATAAGGACACACTGGAAACTGGTGATACTCATGGTCTAGCTGATAGCACACAGTCAAGAGAGCAACAACTAATGAACAG TGACAGGCCACGGGACACTGCTGATCATAAAGAACTCCGCGAACGGAAAGAGTTGTCGACACTTACAAAAACGACGGATGTGAGTATGAAAAGTAGGGAATATCATGATTATCCTCAATCCAAGGATATGAAAATTCCTCGCACAGAAGATGATGAGAGTGGTTTCCGGGTCCCAGAAAAGGAAGATTTACCTAAATTGTTAAGGAAGTCTGAGCAGAATGATCAAAATGGTTCATCAGATTCTGCCCTAAATGAGGAGACTGATGATCAGAAAGATAAATTGAAAAAGAGGAAGCAGAGGAAATCGGGTAGACAAGATGCAGAATCAGATGAGTGTTCTAGCTATGATTCCCATGAAGACAAGAAGATCAGAAAGAGAAAAAGGGaagaaaaaaaactgaaaaaggaGATGCGCTGCCGACGACGGGAGGAGGAGAAACGCCGTCGAAGGGGTGAGAGGCGATCAGAGAAGCAAAAGCTGAAGTCAGGTGATGGTAGTAGTTCGTCATCAGATCTTGCAGGTGATAATTCTGAAGATGAAAGTGTTAAAAGGCAAAAGTTGCGAGCAAGCAACCCTAAGGACACGGAGTCTGAGCAGAAAAGGCTAGAGATAGAGCTGCGTGAGAAGGCTCTTAAATCACTTCGAGCCAGGAAGGGCTACGGAAATTAA